In a genomic window of Saccharomyces kudriavzevii IFO 1802 strain IFO1802 genome assembly, chromosome: 2:
- the MRPL16 gene encoding mitochondrial 54S ribosomal protein uL16m (similar to Saccharomyces cerevisiae MRPL16 (YBL038W); ancestral locus Anc_3.327) — MLSSLTRMNLSVKMGEFAFKGSSNAFMKGFNPVARRFKHEYAPRFKILQKKQKGRVPVRTGGSMKGSTLQFGKYGLRLKSEGIRITAQQLKEADNAIMRYVRPLTNGQLWRRLCTNVAVCIKGNETRMGKGKGGFDHWMVRVPTGKVLFEINGDDLHEKVAREAFRKAGTKLPGVYEFVSLDSLVRVGLHSFKDPKDDPVKNFYDENAKKPSKKYLNVLKSREPQYKLFRGR; from the coding sequence ATGTTATCCAGCTTAACAAGGATGAATCTGTCCGTGAAGATGGGAGAATTTGCTTTCAAGGGTTCGTCAAACGCTTTTATGAAGGGTTTTAACCCCGTTGCTAGAAGATTTAAACATGAATATGCTCCAAGGTTTAAGATCTTgcaaaagaagcaaaaaggTAGGGTGCCTGTCCGTACAGGTGGTTCCATGAAGGGATCTACTTTGCAATTCGGTAAGTATGGATTACGATTGAAAAGTGAAGGCATCAGAATAACCGCCCAACAATTAAAAGAAGCAGACAACGCCATTATGAGATACGTCAGGCCTTTGACCAATGGTCAGTTATGGAGACGCTTGTGTACAAACGTTGCCGTATGCATCAAGGGTAATGAAACGAGAATGGGTAAAGGTAAAGGTGGGTTTGACCACTGGATGGTGAGAGTGCCCACAGGGAAggttctttttgaaataaacGGTGATGATTTACATGAAAAAGTTGCACGCGAGGCCTTTAGAAAGGCGGGCACCAAATTACCTGGGGTATACGAATTTGTATCGCTAGATTCTCTGGTTAGAGTCGGATTGCACAGTTTCAAAGACCCTAAAGATGATCCTGTGAAGAATTtttatgatgaaaatgcaaaGAAACCATCTAAGAAATACTTGAATGTTTTGAAGTCTCGGGAACCACAATATAAACTCTTCAGAGGTCGTTAA
- the POL12 gene encoding DNA-directed DNA polymerase alpha subunit POL12 (similar to Saccharomyces cerevisiae POL12 (YBL035C); ancestral locus Anc_3.322) produces MSGSSDVIMHFGPEADKPEIVTALEKLTKLHALTIEDLFIKWEQFSNQRHQTHTDLTSKNIDDFKHFLQLQMEKRANLVSSTSKIKLSTKKPVLKKSLNSSPLFGLSIPRTPTLKKRKLHDPSSVSGSKKTFSAGSEVELSEKGNSSLKLEFTPGLLENSEDVKVPPLDAKSIDVTTLNPSTFQTPTTNTPTALKQSTTGGKILDSLNPESIEISPGNLNTSLDPTGELPFNEAKVEPFYDAKKYRFRTMRQNLQEASDVLDDQIDSFAKIIQNHYKLSPNDFADPTIQSQSEIYTVGRIVPDSPTYDKFLNPESLALETSRIGGVGRRVRLDLSQINELSLFLGQIVALKGKNANGDYFTVDSTLTLPYPNSPVSTPQELQEYQANLEGSSLKVIVTCGPYFADDSFSLELLQDFISRINNEAKPHVLIMFGPFIDITHPLIASGKLPNFPQFKAQPKTLDELFSKLFAPILKTISSHIQVILIPSTRDAISNHAAYPQASLLRKSLQLPKKNFKCVTNPSSFQINEIYFGCSNVDTFKDLKEVIKGGTTSSRYRLDRVSEHILQQRRYYPVFPGSIRTRVKAENSSVKKKTNYMKNNEEKVYEHISGVDLDVGYLGLTEFVGGFSPDIMIIPSELQYFARVVQNVVVINPGKFIRATGNRGSYAQITVTSPDLEDGKLTLIEGEEPVYLHNVWKRARVDLITS; encoded by the coding sequence atgagcgGATCTTCAGACGTCATCATGCATTTTGGACCAGAAGCTGATAAACCAGAAATTGTCACTGCATTAGAGAAACTAACGAAGCTGCATGCATTAACGATCGAGGATCTATTCATTAAATGGGAGCAATTCTCCAATCAAAGACATCAAACCCATACCGACTTGACTTCCAAGAATATAGATGACTTTAAACACTTTCTACAACTACAGATGGAAAAGCGTGCCAATCTTGTTTCCTCAACTTCTAAGATAAAACTATCAACAAAGAAACCCGttctaaagaaaagtttgaaTTCAAGCCCTTTGTTTGGTCTTAGTATTCCGAGAACGCccactttgaaaaaaagaaaactgcaCGATCCTTCTTCAGTCAGTGGCTCTAAGAAAACTTTCAGTGCAGGCTCTGAAGTTGAGCTaagtgaaaaaggaaatagctctttgaaattggaGTTTACTCCAGGTTTGTTGGAGAATAGCGAAGATGTTAAGGTTCCGCCGTTAGACGCTAAAAGCATCGACGTAACGACTCTCAATCCCTCAACATTCCAAACCCCAACAACAAACACACCAACTGCATTAAAACAGAGCACTACTGGCGGTAAGATTCTGGATTCGCTCAATCCAGAGAGCATCGAGATATCTCCCGGTAATCTCAACACAAGCCTTGATCCGACTGGAGAATTACCATTCAATGAGGCAAAAGTCGAACCTTTTTATGATGCTAAGAAGTATAGATTCAGAACGATGAGACAAAACTTACAGGAAGCTTCCGATGTCCTTGATGATCAGATCGACTCATTCGCTAAGatcattcaaaatcattacAAGTTATCTCCAAATGATTTTGCCGATCCAACTATTCAATCCCAGTCTGAGATTTATACTGTTGGCAGAATTGTTCCAGACTCGCCTACCTATGACAAGTTTTTAAATCCGGAATCGCTTGCCTTAGAAACGTCAAGAATTGGAGGTGTTGGTAGACGAGTGAGATTAGACCTATCACAGATAAACGAGCTTTCGTTATTCCTAGGACAAATTGTAGCATTAAAAGGTAAAAATGCTAATGGAGATTACTTCACCGTCGATTCTACACTAACGCTGCCTTACCCGAATTCACCGGTATCTACACCACAAGAGTTACAAGAATATCAGGCAAATTTAGAAGGTTCTTCCTTAAAGGTTATTGTCACATGTGGTCCATACTTTGCCGACGATAGCTTTTCCTTAGAGCTTCTGCAAGATTTTATTAGTCGTATAAATAATGAAGCGAAACCTCACGTCTTGATCATGTTCGGTCCATTTATCGACATCACTCACCCCCTCATAGCAAGTGGAAAATTGCCCAATTTCCCTCAATTTAAAGCGCAGCCAAAAACTTTAGATGAACTATTTTCCAAGTTATTTGCACCTATCTTGAAAACCATTTCATCACATATTCAAGTTATACTGATACCTTCCACAAGAGATGCGATCTCCAATCATGCTGCATATCCACAGGCCTCTTTGCTCAGAAAATCTTTACAGttgccaaagaaaaactttaaaTGCGTAACTAATCCTTCCTCCTTCCAAATAAACGAAATATATTTTGGTTGCTCGAATGTGGATACTTTCAAAGATCTAAAGGAGGTCATAAAAGGTGGTACTACCTCATCAAGGTACAGGCTGGACCGTGTCTCGGAGCATATTTTACAACAACGAAGATACTATCCCGTATTCCCAGGTAGCATTCGTACAAGGgtaaaagcagaaaactCATCTgtgaaaaagaagaccAACtatatgaaaaataatgaagaaaaagtttatgAACATATATCAGGTGTGGACTTGGATGTAGGCTATTTGGGGCTGACAGAGTTTGTTGGTGGGTTCTCACCTGACATAATGATTATACCAAGTGAACTACAATATTTTGCGAGAGTTGTTCAAAATGTGGTCGTAATAAATCCTGGTAAATTTATTAGGGCAACTGGCAACAGAGGTTCTTATGCACAAATTACTGTGACTTCTCCGGATCTTGAGGATGGGAAGCTAACGCTTATAGAAGGTGAAGAACCTGTCTACCTTCATAATGTGTGGAAACGTGCTAGAGTTGACCTAATTACTAGCTAG
- the APL3 gene encoding Apl3p (similar to Saccharomyces cerevisiae APL3 (YBL037W); ancestral locus Anc_3.325) codes for MDRKKTIINSSVSNNSSAIKGLQLFIADLRSAQQAQEQEKRIQSEIVKVKQHFDAAKKKQGGHDRLGGYQRKKYVAKLAYIYITSNTTKLNEILFGLEQTVELLKSNSFSEKFIGYMTLELLYEHKEVVEKINDEVNYQLVKDLSSSDDNFVMLALNFVGVVGKLTNRLAYNDDITTGVFKILRSPTSSIYLKKKSALSFLALLKSNHSILTEDLQRKQLWIQRILSLLDDTENYRLTLATIPLIEFIAKYIDPSYCTRLLPQVTEILYNCVVIGTSTSSDKQFPLEYTFANMPNPWLITKVVSLLSILIASPTERDSSSLLQTNNIDTELLNKLRKCVSVAIELGTRQGQDPMERIVQNTVLFSLINFASKLDPSDEAIGNSVSALCSLLASKEINIRYLTLDSLVKLCSSSGKPAIDAVRYKNLDMIFHLLNTERDSSIVRKVVDLLYTFTDAENVKIIVDGLLQYILSPKNLAEPQIKSDIAVKIAILTEKYATDINWFVIISLKLLSLTSSTTINDDEIWQRLCQIVVNNPSLHKLTCEQLVDYLCKKQASEAIVKAAAFLLGEYPSLVADKIPGVSLFGLFAEKYFSVSNVAKAMILTTMIKLYKTSPEIGSNVIKFFQLELNSLDIELQTRSFEYLNIIQLAKASGNVEVLQVLFEPMPPFNSKSNPLLKRLGSLPTSAGSATLINTSSAASSSTSVLVPKRASSSRSIGVPVPPPPRRSTTNDINSNIDLSEDFSGKDFYYSRQILAPNWREGFTRMISHKQGVLFTSSLIKVFYRITTPNSQQSYAFHISLAFINLTEWEITGLSTQVIASKTQSNPEYVIMNVNLPSAATIKPHKRVEQSYELSVRKPFDVEDGPILAIHFKCGGSINTINLKTAIGMTTTLVSSEVNPSMHLTLAQFITRWKTLSEALGRDGEYQISGIKLKKDFKKAETIGLEDGLLLLVQTVKRLGFDIVEQTSVHSTLFVSGIVHTKSEGNFGCLMKIQYQENGVANVTCKTTTAGPLAKYIAECTRNVLAK; via the coding sequence ATGGATCGCAAAAAAACCATTATCAATTCCAGTGTTTCTAATAATAGTAGTGCCATCAAGGGTCTGCAGTTATTCATAGCTGATCTTCGTTCTGCACAACAAGCACaggagcaagaaaaaaggattcAGTCTGAAATTGTCAAAGTTAAACAGCACTTTGATGCTGCTAAGAAAAAGCAAGGTGGTCACGACCGATTGGGTGGttatcaaagaaagaaatatgtTGCAAAGTTAGCCTATATTTATATCACTTCCAATACCACGAAACTGAACGAAATTCTGTTTGGGTTGGAGCAGACAGtagaattgttgaaatctAACTCATTTTCCGAAAAATTTATTGGTTACATGACCCTTGAATTGCTCTATGAACATAAAGAggttgttgaaaaaatcaatgatgAGGTAAATTATCAATTGGTGAAAGATCTTTCCTCTTCCGATGATAACTTTGTTATGCTGGCTCTAAACTTTGTTGGCGTGGTAGGGAAACTCACGAACCGCCTAGCGTACAATGATGACATCACAACAGGAGTGTTCAAAATACTAAGATCCCCGACTTCCTCTATATATcttaaaaagaaatctgCATTGTCCTTCCTAGCACTATTGAAAAGCAACCATTCTATATTGACCGAAGATTTGCAGCGTAAACAATTATGGATACAAAGAATATTGAGTTTGTTGGATGACACAGAAAATTATAGACTCACTTTGGCTACAATCCCCCTAATAGAATTCATTGCAAAATACATTGATCCTAGTTACTGTACGAGGTTATTACCTCAAGTAACCGAAATTTTGTATAATTGTGTTGTCATCGGTACCTCCACATCTAGTGACAAGCAGTTTCCGCTAGAATATACGTTTGCCAATATGCCCAACCCTTGGCTAATAACTAAAGTAGTCTCTTTGTTAAGCATTTTGATTGCCTCTCCAACTGAAAGGGATTCTAGTTCGTTGTTACAAACTAATAATATAGATACTGAATTACTAAATAAACTTCGAAAGTGTGTCTCTGTTGCTATCGAATTGGGTACCAGACAGGGCCAAGATCCAATGGAACGCATTGTCCAAAACACAGTGctattttcattgatcaATTTTGCCTCTAAATTAGATCCATCAGATGAAGCCATCGGCAATTCCGTGTCGGCCTTATGCTCCTTGCTAGCATCAAAGGAAATCAATATTCGGTACTTAACGCTAGATTCATTGGTTAAATTGTGCTCTTCAAGCGGTAAGCCTGCAATTGATGCTGTTCGATATAAGAATTTGGATATgattttccatcttttaAACACAGAAAGGGACTCGTCCATTGTCAGAAAAGTTGTTGACTTGCTATATACTTTTACTGATGCTGAAAATGTCAAGATCATTGTTGATGGTTTGTTGCAGTATATTTTATCTCCCAAAAATCTTGCCGAACCACAAATAAAGTCCGATATTGCTGTTAAAATTGCCATCTTGACTGAAAAATACGCCACCGACATTAACTGGTTTGTCATTATTTCTCTAAAGTTACTATCATTGACTTCAAGTACTACCATCAACGACGACGAAATATGGCAACGGTTATGTCAAATCGTGGTTAACAACCCGTCTTTGCATAAGTTAACATGCGAGCAATTGGTGGACTATCTGTGTAAGAAGCAAGCGTCTGAAGCTATCGTCAAGGCTGCGGCATTTTTGTTGGGGGAATACCCTAGCCTCGTAGCAGATAAGATTCCAGGTGTAAGTTTATTCGGTTTGTTCGCCGAAAAATACTTCAGCGTATCAAATGTAGCTAAAGCGATGATATTGACCACAATGATTAAGTTGTACAAAACCTCACCCGAAATTGGTTCCAACGtcattaaattttttcaattagAGCTAAACTCTCTAGACATCGAGTTACAAACAAGGTCTTTCGAGTACCTTAATATTATACAACTGGCTAAAGCAAGCGGAAATGTTGAAGTTTTACAAGTTCTGTTCGAACCTATGCCACCATTCAATAGCAAGTCTAAtccattattgaaaagattagGATCGCTACCTACATCTGCAGGAAGTGCCACTTTAATTAACACTTCTTCTGCAGCGTCTTCCTCGACCTCTGTTTTAGTACCTAAGAGAGCAAGCTCCTCTAGATCCATCGGAGTTCCAGTACCTCCTCCACCTCGCAGAAGTACCACCAATGATATAAACTCCAATATTGATTTATCTGAAGACTTTTCAGGGAAGGACTTTTATTACTCAAGACAAATCCTGGCTCCAAATTGGAGAGAAGGTTTTACAAGAATGATTTCACATAAACAAGGTGTGCTCTTTACATCCTCTTTAATTAAGGTTTTCTATCGAATAACGACCCCTAATTCACAACAATCATATGCGTTTCACATATCTCTTGCTTTCATTAACTTGACCGAGTGGGAAATTACAGGACTGTCCACACAAGTTATAGCTTCGAAGACCCAAAGTAATCCTGAGTATGTGATTATGAATGTCAACTTGCCTTCTGCCGCTACAATTAAGCCTCATAAGAGGGTGGAACAAAGTTATGAACTTTCCGTAAGGAAACCGTTCGACGTTGAAGACGGTCCAATTTTGGCCATTCATTTTAAGTGTGGTGGTAGCATAAATACCATTAATCTAAAAACGGCTATAGGTATGACCACAACATTAGTTAGCAGCGAAGTTAACCCAAGTATGCATTTGACTTTAGCGCAGTTCATCACTCGCTGGAAAACATTGAGTGAGGCTTTGGGAAGGGATGGAGAATATCAAATATCCGGCATAAAGCTCAAGAAGGATTTTAAGAAAGCTGAAACTATCGGTTTAGAAGATGGCCTACTACTACTAGTACAAACAGTCAAAAGATTGGGTTTTGATATAGTTGAACAGACCAGTGTTCACAGTACATTATTTGTTTCGGGTATTGTTCATACGAAGAGTGAGGGAAACTTTGGTTGTTTAATGAAAATACAGTACCAAGAAAACGGTGTGGCTAATGTTACCTGTAAAACAACTACGGCTGGTCCCCTCGCCAAGTATATTGCTGAATGTACCAGGAATGTACTTGCAAAGTAG
- the SKDI02G0720 gene encoding pyridoxal phosphate homeostasis protein (similar to Saccharomyces cerevisiae YBL036C; ancestral locus Anc_3.324) — translation MPANITYDEDRKRELIAQYKSIREIVDTEAKKVHGDNDASKVSILVVSKLKPASDIKILYDIGVREFGENYVQEVIEKAKLLPDDIKWHFIGGLQTNKCKDLAKIPNLFSVETIDSLKKAKKLNESRAKFQPDCDPIFCNVQINTSHEDQKSGLYNEAEIFEVIAFFLSNECKHIKLNGLMTIGSWDVSHEDDGENKDFTTLIDWKRKIDVKFGISLKLSMGMSSDFKEAVRQGTSEVRIGTDILGVRLPKNEARII, via the coding sequence ATGCCTGCGAATATTACTTATGATGAAGATAGGAAAAGAGAATTGATTGCCCAATACAAGTCCATTAGGGAAATCGTCGATacagaagcaaaaaaagttcatGGTGATAATGATGCTTCTAAAGTTTCTATATTAGTTGTTTCGAAGTTGAAACCAGCTAGCGATATAAAAATTCTTTACGATATTGGTGTGAGAGAGTTTGGGGAAAACTACGTTCAGGAGGTGATTGAGAAAGCAAAATTATTGCCTGATGATATCAAATGGCATTTTATTGGTGGTCTGCAAACGAATAAATGTAAAGACTTAGCTAAAATACCTAATTTGTTCTCTGTTGAAACGATTGACTCCTTGAAAAAGGCCAAGAAATTAAATGAATCGAGAGCTAAATTTCAACCTGATTGTGACCCAATATTCTGTAATGTCCAGATAAACACATCGCATGAAGACCAAAAATCAGGTCTATATAACGAGGCGGAAATATTTGAGGTCATTGCCTTCTTTTTGTCTAACGAATGCAAACATATTAAGTTGAATGGGCTAATGACTATTGGTTCATGGGATGTTTCCCATGAGGATGATGGAGAGAACAAAGACTTCACTACATTAATTGACTGGAAGCGAAAGATTGATGTTAAATTCGGAATATCTTTGAAGCTATCGATGGGAATGAGTTCTGATTTCAAGGAGGCCGTAAGGCAAGGAACATCCGAAGTGAGAATTGGGACGGATATTCTTGGCGTTAGActtccaaaaaatgaagcAAGAATCATTTAA